The following nucleotide sequence is from Planctomycetia bacterium.
ACGTTCGATCTTGGCAATCAACATCGCGGGGCTGCCGGTATCGTCGAGCCGCGAGCGGACGCCGATGAGATCTTCCGGACGGCGCACGAACGACAGCGCGACGTAGTCGACGTCGTGCTGGATGCCCCACTCCAGATCCCGCCAGTCCTTCTCCGTCATGCACTCCGTCGAAAGTTCGCTGCCCGGCAGGTTCATCCCTTTGCCACGGTTGATCACGCCGCCGCGCGTCACGCGGGTGATGAGCGAGTGCGGCAGTTTCTGTTCGACGAGAAGTTCGATCTTGCCGTCGTCCAGCAGCAGTCTGCGTCCGGGATTCACGTCGCTGATCAATTCCGAATAGGTCGACGCCAGGTCGAACTCGATGGCGTCCGCGCCTTGTTTGACCAAGCGATCCTCGGTCGTGATGCGGACGATATCTCCTTCGCGAACGGTGTAGTTCTCATGCGGCACGCGGCTGAGGCGAATCTTCGGCCCGCACAAATCTTGCAGCACCGCGATCGGCGACCGCAATTCCATCGCCACGGCGCGAATCGTGTTCAACATCCGCTCATGCCAGGCATGTTCGGAATGCGAGAAGTTCAACCGGAACACGTTCACGCCGGCCAAGATCAGGCCGCGGATCTTCTCCGGCGACGCGCAGGCCGGGCCCACCGTGGCGACGATCTTCGTATGACGCAGCGACGACGTCGCCCCCGGCGCGTGGCCCGCCAACTTGGCCGCGAGGGAGATATCCAGTACGCATGCTTCGCCCATGATCCGTCCTCAGAGAGTTGCCAGGCCGCTCGTAACGCAATTGGCCGGACAAGCTTAGGTCATGGGGGATGTAGGGCACTTTGAGTCCGAAAAGGAGCGGTTCAATCGTGAGTGTCGCCCCGATGGGGCTCACGCGGTTTATTGCGACGACTTCCAGGGGTTGGCACCCCTGGCTATTGTCTGTCGCCCCGTTGGGGCTAAATCACTCGGCGCTAAGGCCCGGGGGGCTAGATTACATTGCGCAACCCGCGCAATCGCTGCCGGTGGTACTTCAAGCCCGGCAAGAAGAAGCTGCCCGCGGAGACGACGCCGAACAGCATAATGTCGACGCGCCAACCCCGGGCTTGCAGCCAGGCCATCACCGCGGCCGTCAGAAACAGCGCCAGCGACTGAATATAAAACGCGCCGCTCAACATGCCGGCCTTTACTAGAAAGACCATGCCACTGGAAATCGCCAGCACGGGCGAAAGCGTCAGCACCGGCAAACCGAGAATCACCTCGACGATAAACAGCATCGTGATGCTGGCCATACTGCCGGCCCAGACGTGCGCCACTTGCCGCTCGATCAAGGTCACCGGTCCGCTGCGATGGCGGAGCTTCCAAAAAACGGTCGCCCAGGCGCCCAGGCCAAGCGTCCAGAGCACCGCGTAAGGCCAGGGCGAGGTCACGCCGCTCCACTGCATGATGCTGGTGAGCAAACAGATCACCAGCAGCGCCAGGCTGTGCCACATCCAGAGCAAGCCCCAGTTTTCGAGCACCGTGGCCTGGTGCTTCTCCCGAAACATCCGCGCGATCACTTCGGAAAACGCGCCGCTCCGCGCGAAGATTGATTCGCCGGCCAGGTACGCTTCCAGGTCGTCGGCCAGATCCGCCGCCGTGGCGTAGCGCAACTCCGGCGGTTTTTGCAGACACTTGAGCGCGATCATTTCCAAGTCGCGATCCGCCAGCGCGTTCACCATCCGCGGCGGCAGGGGTTCTTGTTCCAGCACGAGCAACACCGTGTCCACGGGACTCGCCGCCTGAAACGGCGGGCGGCCGGTCAGCATCGCGTAGAGAATCGTGCCCAAACTATAAACGTCGCTCGCGGGGCCGACTTGCCCGCGGTTGCCCGCGGCCTGCTCCGGGGCCATGTAACTGGGCGTGCCAAGGATCGCCCCGCTGCGTGTGAGGCCGGCGTCTTCCTCGAAGCGTTTGGCCAGGCCGAAATCGGTGACGTGCGCTTTGCCGTCCAAGTCGATCAGGATGTTTGACGGCTTTAGGTCTCGATGTAATACGCCGCGTTGATGCGCGTAGTCGACAGCGCGCGCCACTTCGGCCAGCAACGTCGCGGCGTCGCGCGCCGGCATCGGACCGTCGGCAAGCCGGCGCGCCAGCGTCGTCCCTTCGATGTACTTCATGCTGAAGTACGGGCGACCAAGCTGTTCGCCGACTTCGTACACCGGAACGATGTGCGGGTGATCGAGCCCCGCCACGGCCTGCGCTTCCGCGCGAAACCGGGCCAGATTCGCCGGGCTGGCTAGGTCGCCGTCGAGCAACATCTTGAGCGCCACGGTGCGCGGCAAGCTGATTTGTTCGGCGCGATAGACGATCCCCATGCCGCCGCGCCCTAGCTCCGCGACGACCTGATAATCGCCGATGCGCTGCTCGGTAGCGGCAACGAGAAATTCCTGCCTTCGTGGCGCGAGGGTTTGCGTCACGTCGTCGACCGGCGAATTCAATACGCGACTCGCGGACGGCGATTGGGCCAAACCCTCGGCAAGTTGCACCGCTCCCCAAAGCTCCTGAAGATCGACGGCGCACTCGGGATGTTCGCGCAGCATTTCGTCGAATCGCGGCGACTCGCTGCGCCGCAGCCGATCGGTGAGCTCGCTTAGCAGCGCGGCTAATTTCTCGTCGTGCCGGGCGGCATCCGTTTCCGCGCTCATCCGTCCCCCGACGTGTCGTTGGGGTCGGCCAGGAGCGTCCGGAGGCGGCGCATCGCCCGCAAGTAACGCATACCGGCGGCCGGCTCGGTGAGTCCCAGCGCGGCGGCGACGTCTTGATTCGAGAGTTGCTCGAAGTGCCGCATCAACAGCACTTCGCGATCATGTTCCTCAAGCTGATCGAGCGCCCCGAAGAAGCGCCGCTCCAACTCGTGCCAGGTAGCCGCCGCGGCGGGCGTCATCTCCGGATCGCGCAATTGCGCGATCAAGTCCAGGCTCGAACGATCGAGCCCCGCGGCCGCCTGCGGCTGCTCACGGTCCAGGCTCCGCTTACCGGCCACGCGATGCCGCCGATGGGTATCGATCACGCGATCCTTGGCGATGTGCCTGAGCCAGAGATGAAACGGCATGGCCGGGTTGGCGATGTACTCGGTGAGCCGGCGGTTGGCCTCGATCAGCACGTCTTGGACGATATCGCTGGCATCGACCCGGCGGCGCAACGCCTGGTCCATCCGCAACTCCACCATCCGGCGCAAGGCCTCACGGTGCCGGTCCAACAACCGGTTCACGGCCACAGCATTGCCATCGCCAGCAGCTGCCAGCAACTCGGCGGTCTGATCGCTATCGGGCCACACAGGGGACACTCGGAATTCGGAACGAGAAACTCGGCAAGCTATCGTAGTATAGCCATTACGAGTTCTGAATTCCGCGTTCCTTGTTTGCCGACTACGGTTTGCAATACGACAACGCCAACAGCGCATACCCTGTCACCAGGTTCGCATCGCCTTCCATCCAGCGGGCGTTTTCGTTGATGAAGGAGCCGTCGGGCTTTTGCTTGGCGGCGAGCTCGGCGACCAATTCCGCTCGCCAGTCGTGCGATTTGCCGGCCGCGTCGGAGAAGGTCGATTCGCCGTAGGTGTCGAGAGACTTGGCGAAGGTGTGGTAATAGTAAAACAGGCCGGCGTCCCCCATGCCCGGGTTAGTTTGCAGATCGTAGTTTTTCTGCAACCAGGTCACGGCCGCCTTCACCCGCGGGTCATCTGGTTGGACGCCCGCGTAGATCATGCTCTTGAGCCCGGCGTAGGTCATAGACGCGTAGCTGCGGAGGCCGCCGTCGTCGGTTGGACCCGCCTGGCTCGTGCCGCCCGCAGCTACCGTGTAGTAGAACCCGCCGTCATTGACCTTGGCGGCGAAGGGAAACGTGTTGTGCTCGCTCTCCAAATTTTGGCAGCGCGAGACGAACACGAGCGCCTTCTGCACTGCTTCGTCCTCGGGGCCGCGATCGAGCGACTTCAGCGCGTCGAGAAAGAACTGCGTGTTGGAAAGGTCCGGCCGCTTGTGGCCGCCGTAGCCGGCGCCGCCGTAGCTCGCGCTTGCGACGTCCTGCCCTTCGTCGGCGTCCCATTGCAGCTTCTTGACGAACGCCTCGGCGCCGGCCAGCAGCTTGTCGTACTTGCCGTCGCGGTTCGCCTCGGCAAAGCACATGATCGCCATGCAGGTTTCGTAGTTCTGGTACTTCGAATCCGGCGCGTAGATGCCGCCGTCGTCATGGACGAAGTCCTCGACATATTTCAG
It contains:
- a CDS encoding serine/threonine-protein kinase gives rise to the protein MSAETDAARHDEKLAALLSELTDRLRRSESPRFDEMLREHPECAVDLQELWGAVQLAEGLAQSPSASRVLNSPVDDVTQTLAPRRQEFLVAATEQRIGDYQVVAELGRGGMGIVYRAEQISLPRTVALKMLLDGDLASPANLARFRAEAQAVAGLDHPHIVPVYEVGEQLGRPYFSMKYIEGTTLARRLADGPMPARDAATLLAEVARAVDYAHQRGVLHRDLKPSNILIDLDGKAHVTDFGLAKRFEEDAGLTRSGAILGTPSYMAPEQAAGNRGQVGPASDVYSLGTILYAMLTGRPPFQAASPVDTVLLVLEQEPLPPRMVNALADRDLEMIALKCLQKPPELRYATAADLADDLEAYLAGESIFARSGAFSEVIARMFREKHQATVLENWGLLWMWHSLALLVICLLTSIMQWSGVTSPWPYAVLWTLGLGAWATVFWKLRHRSGPVTLIERQVAHVWAGSMASITMLFIVEVILGLPVLTLSPVLAISSGMVFLVKAGMLSGAFYIQSLALFLTAAVMAWLQARGWRVDIMLFGVVSAGSFFLPGLKYHRQRLRGLRNVI
- a CDS encoding sigma-70 family RNA polymerase sigma factor: MWPDSDQTAELLAAAGDGNAVAVNRLLDRHREALRRMVELRMDQALRRRVDASDIVQDVLIEANRRLTEYIANPAMPFHLWLRHIAKDRVIDTHRRHRVAGKRSLDREQPQAAAGLDRSSLDLIAQLRDPEMTPAAAATWHELERRFFGALDQLEEHDREVLLMRHFEQLSNQDVAAALGLTEPAAGMRYLRAMRRLRTLLADPNDTSGDG
- a CDS encoding prenyltransferase/squalene oxidase repeat-containing protein, coding for MTQKLARPRQGVIFAMVLAASTASTFAAETTPSYDQIVANAKEYLLSRGQAADGSYSAQAGPAVTGLVVTSLLRNGRSPDDPAIAKSLKYVEDFVHDDGGIYAPDSKYQNYETCMAIMCFAEANRDGKYDKLLAGAEAFVKKLQWDADEGQDVASASYGGAGYGGHKRPDLSNTQFFLDALKSLDRGPEDEAVQKALVFVSRCQNLESEHNTFPFAAKVNDGGFYYTVAAGGTSQAGPTDDGGLRSYASMTYAGLKSMIYAGVQPDDPRVKAAVTWLQKNYDLQTNPGMGDAGLFYYYHTFAKSLDTYGESTFSDAAGKSHDWRAELVAELAAKQKPDGSFINENARWMEGDANLVTGYALLALSYCKP